In Halopseudomonas nanhaiensis, a single window of DNA contains:
- the ispD gene encoding 2-C-methyl-D-erythritol 4-phosphate cytidylyltransferase has translation MTASPSFWVVIPAAGVGARMNADRPKQYLPLGGRTLIEHTLDCFLDHPGLRGLVVSLSATDGYWPTLACAADTRIQRAAGGAERADSVLAGLERLSTLGAAPEDWVLVHDAARPNLARADLSRLLASLVDDPVGGLLAVPVRDTLKKAGPDGRVTATPDRSLFWQAYTPQMFRLGMLHDALKRGLAAGIAITDEASAIEWAGHAPRLIEGRADNIKVTRPEDLDWLASLLR, from the coding sequence ATGACGGCGTCGCCTTCATTCTGGGTCGTGATCCCCGCCGCCGGTGTCGGCGCGCGGATGAACGCCGATCGGCCCAAGCAGTATCTCCCCCTGGGTGGTCGCACCCTGATCGAACACACCCTCGACTGTTTTCTTGATCACCCAGGCCTGCGCGGCCTGGTCGTCAGCCTGTCGGCAACGGACGGTTACTGGCCGACCCTGGCTTGCGCGGCGGACACGCGCATCCAGCGTGCTGCCGGCGGTGCCGAGCGAGCCGACTCGGTGCTCGCCGGCCTTGAGCGGCTGTCGACGCTGGGCGCCGCACCTGAAGATTGGGTACTGGTGCACGACGCGGCGCGACCCAACCTGGCTCGTGCCGATCTGTCGCGGCTACTGGCGTCCCTGGTAGACGACCCGGTTGGCGGTCTCCTGGCGGTTCCGGTCCGCGATACGCTGAAAAAGGCCGGGCCGGATGGCCGGGTAACGGCCACCCCGGACCGCAGTCTGTTCTGGCAGGCCTACACGCCGCAGATGTTCCGCCTTGGGATGCTACACGACGCGCTGAAACGGGGGCTTGCCGCTGGTATCGCGATTACCGACGAAGCGTCGGCCATCGAATGGGCGGGTCATGCCCCAAGATTGATTGAGGGGCGAGCCGACAACATCAAAGTGACGCGGCCAGAAGATCTCGACTGGCTGGCCAGTCTGCTGCGCTGA
- the ftsB gene encoding cell division protein FtsB, producing MKWLWIAALVLLAGLQYRLWVGEGSFAHVAQLKQQIAEQQQENEQLLERNQVLTAEVLELKQGLETIEERARRELGMVREGETLFQLSNE from the coding sequence GTGAAATGGCTCTGGATTGCCGCCCTGGTTTTGCTGGCTGGCCTGCAATACCGCCTATGGGTAGGCGAGGGCAGCTTCGCCCATGTCGCTCAGCTCAAGCAGCAGATCGCTGAACAGCAGCAGGAAAACGAGCAGCTGCTCGAGCGTAATCAGGTGCTCACTGCAGAAGTGCTGGAGCTCAAGCAGGGCCTGGAAACCATCGAAGAACGTGCCCGCCGCGAACTCGGCATGGTGCGCGAAGGCGAAACCCTGTTCCAGCTCAGCAACGAATGA
- the eno gene encoding phosphopyruvate hydratase, whose translation MAKIIDIKGREVLDSRGNPTVEADVILDGNIIGSACAPSGASTGSREALELRDGDKSRYMGKGVLKAVANINGPIRELLMGKDVTDQVALDRAMIELDGTENKAKLGANAILAVSLAAAKAAAQSKGIPLYAHIADLNGTPGQYSMPVPMMNIINGGEHADNNVDIQEFMVQPVGAKTFADALRMGAEIFHHLKAVLKARGLSTSVGDEGGFAPNLSSNEDALGAIAEAVANAGYTLGGDVTLALDCASSEFYKDGKYDLAGEGKVFDAAGFADYLAGLTQRYPIISIEDGMDESDWNGWKVLTDKIGEKVQLVGDDLFVTNTKILKEGIDKSIGNSILIKFNQIGSLTETLEAIQMAKKAGYTAVISHRSGETEDSTIADLAVGTAAGQIKTGSLCRSDRVSKYNQLLRIEEQLAGQAPYKGRAEFRG comes from the coding sequence ATGGCAAAGATCATCGACATCAAGGGACGTGAGGTCCTCGATTCGCGCGGCAACCCGACCGTCGAAGCGGATGTGATTCTGGATGGCAATATTATCGGCAGCGCCTGCGCCCCGTCCGGCGCCTCGACTGGCTCGCGTGAAGCGCTTGAGCTGCGCGATGGCGACAAGAGTCGCTATATGGGCAAGGGTGTACTCAAGGCCGTGGCCAACATCAACGGTCCGATCCGTGAGCTGCTGATGGGCAAGGATGTGACCGATCAGGTCGCACTCGACCGCGCCATGATCGAACTCGACGGTACCGAGAACAAGGCCAAGCTCGGCGCCAATGCCATTCTCGCCGTGTCGCTGGCTGCCGCCAAGGCCGCCGCCCAGTCCAAGGGCATCCCGCTGTATGCACACATTGCCGATCTGAATGGCACGCCCGGCCAGTACAGCATGCCGGTGCCGATGATGAACATCATCAACGGTGGCGAACACGCTGACAACAATGTGGATATCCAGGAGTTCATGGTCCAGCCGGTTGGCGCCAAGACCTTTGCCGATGCGCTGCGCATGGGTGCTGAAATCTTCCATCACCTCAAGGCGGTCCTCAAGGCCCGTGGTCTGAGCACCTCGGTTGGCGATGAAGGTGGCTTCGCGCCGAACCTCTCGTCCAACGAGGATGCGCTGGGCGCCATCGCCGAAGCCGTGGCCAACGCTGGCTACACGCTGGGCGGCGACGTCACCCTGGCGCTGGACTGCGCATCCAGCGAGTTCTACAAGGACGGCAAGTACGACCTGGCCGGTGAGGGCAAGGTGTTCGACGCGGCCGGCTTCGCGGATTACCTGGCTGGTTTGACGCAGCGCTACCCGATCATCTCCATCGAAGACGGCATGGATGAGTCTGACTGGAACGGCTGGAAAGTGCTCACCGACAAGATCGGTGAGAAGGTTCAGCTGGTTGGTGACGATCTGTTCGTCACCAACACCAAGATCCTCAAGGAAGGGATCGACAAGAGCATCGGGAACTCGATTCTGATCAAGTTCAACCAGATCGGCTCGCTGACCGAGACCCTCGAAGCCATCCAGATGGCCAAGAAGGCTGGCTACACTGCCGTGATCTCGCACCGTTCCGGTGAGACCGAAGACAGCACCATCGCCGATCTGGCGGTAGGTACCGCCGCCGGTCAGATCAAGACTGGTTCGCTGTGCCGTTCCGACCGCGTTTCCAAGTACAACCAGCTGCTGCGCATCGAAGAGCAACTGGCCGGGCAAGCCCCGTACAAGGGGCGAGCCGAGTTCCGCGGCTAA
- the kdsA gene encoding 3-deoxy-8-phosphooctulonate synthase produces MTQKTITVGDIQIANDKPFVLFGGMNVLESRDLAMQICETYVEITSKLGIPYVFKASFDKANRSSISSFRGPGMEAGLRIFEEIKQTFNVPVITDVHEPHQAAPVAEVCDIIQLPAFLSRQTDLVVAMAKTGAAINIKKAQFLAPQEMKHILTKCVDAGNDRLILCERGSSFGYNNLVVDMLGFGIMKQMGYPVFFDVTHALQMPGGRSDSAGGRRAQVTDLAKAGMSQGLAGLFLEAHPDPDNAKCDGPCALPLNKLEPFLSQLKQLDDLVKGFPTLETA; encoded by the coding sequence ATGACCCAGAAGACCATCACCGTTGGCGACATCCAGATCGCCAACGACAAGCCGTTCGTGCTGTTCGGAGGCATGAACGTGCTGGAGAGCCGCGATCTTGCGATGCAGATCTGCGAGACCTATGTCGAGATTACGAGCAAGCTGGGCATTCCTTACGTGTTCAAGGCCAGCTTCGACAAGGCCAATCGCTCTTCCATCAGTTCGTTCCGTGGACCGGGCATGGAAGCAGGCCTGCGCATCTTCGAAGAGATCAAGCAGACCTTCAACGTACCGGTGATCACCGATGTGCACGAACCGCATCAGGCTGCTCCGGTGGCCGAGGTTTGCGACATCATTCAGCTGCCTGCCTTTCTCTCGCGCCAGACTGATCTGGTGGTGGCCATGGCCAAAACCGGTGCCGCGATCAATATCAAGAAGGCCCAGTTTCTCGCTCCCCAGGAAATGAAGCACATCCTCACCAAGTGCGTTGATGCCGGAAACGACCGACTGATCCTTTGTGAGCGGGGTTCGAGCTTCGGCTACAACAACCTGGTGGTCGACATGCTCGGCTTCGGCATCATGAAGCAGATGGGCTATCCGGTGTTCTTCGATGTGACCCACGCTTTGCAGATGCCCGGCGGGCGCAGTGACTCGGCCGGCGGCCGTCGCGCTCAGGTCACTGATCTGGCCAAGGCAGGCATGAGTCAGGGGCTGGCAGGCCTGTTCCTTGAAGCGCATCCCGATCCGGACAACGCCAAATGCGATGGCCCCTGTGCGCTGCCTCTGAACAAGCTCGAACCGTTCCTCTCGCAGCTCAAGCAACTGGATGATCTGGTCAAGGGATTCCCGACGCTCGAAACCGCGTGA
- a CDS encoding CTP synthase: MTRYIFVTGGVVSSLGKGIASASLAAILEARGLKVTMLKLDPYINVDPGTMSPFQHGEVFVTHDGAETDLDLGHYERFVKATMSRANNFTAGRVYEHVLRKERRGDYLGATIQVIPHITDEIKSRIIKGAGDADVALVEIGGTVGDIESQPFLEAIRQLRVEVGARRAMLMHLTLVPYIATAGETKTKPTQHSVKELRSIGLQPDVLICRSDHPIDLSSRRKIALFTNVEERAVIGLEDVDTIYRIPSVLHAQGLDDFVVERFGLECSQADLSEWDRVVDAKLYPEKEVTIAMVGKYMELLDAYKSLIEALSHAGIQSRTKVNVRYIDSEDIEQKGLELLEGVDAILVPGGFGLRGVEGKIATVRYARENKIPYLGICLGMQVAVIEYARDVLGWADANSTEFDKTSTHPVVGLITEWQTASGQMEQRSEDSDLGGTMRLGAQECALTAGSRAHDCYGQDVIVERHRHRYEVNNNLLPDLEAGGLKITGRSVDGALVEMVEVADHPWFVACQFHPEFTSTPRYGHPLFSGFVNAAIAQRAVKA, from the coding sequence ATGACGCGCTACATCTTCGTCACGGGTGGTGTTGTATCTTCATTGGGCAAGGGTATCGCCTCGGCATCGCTGGCAGCGATCCTTGAAGCGCGCGGCCTGAAAGTCACCATGCTCAAGCTGGATCCGTACATCAACGTCGATCCGGGCACCATGAGCCCGTTCCAGCATGGTGAGGTGTTCGTCACCCACGATGGCGCCGAAACCGATCTCGATCTTGGCCACTACGAGCGCTTCGTCAAGGCGACGATGAGCCGGGCCAACAACTTCACCGCCGGTCGTGTCTACGAGCACGTGCTGCGCAAGGAGCGCCGCGGTGACTACCTGGGCGCGACCATCCAGGTCATTCCGCACATCACCGACGAGATCAAGAGCCGCATCATCAAGGGTGCAGGCGACGCTGATGTGGCGCTGGTGGAAATCGGCGGCACCGTAGGCGATATCGAGTCGCAGCCGTTCCTCGAGGCGATCCGCCAGTTGCGTGTGGAAGTCGGCGCGCGCCGCGCGATGCTCATGCACCTGACGCTGGTGCCGTACATTGCCACCGCCGGCGAGACCAAGACCAAGCCGACGCAGCACTCGGTCAAGGAACTGCGTTCCATCGGTCTGCAGCCTGACGTGCTGATCTGCCGTTCCGATCATCCGATCGACCTGTCCTCGCGCCGCAAGATCGCGCTCTTCACCAACGTGGAAGAGCGCGCGGTCATCGGCCTGGAAGACGTCGACACCATCTACCGCATTCCCTCGGTCCTGCACGCGCAGGGTCTGGACGACTTCGTCGTCGAGCGTTTCGGTCTGGAGTGTTCGCAGGCGGATCTGTCCGAATGGGACCGCGTGGTCGACGCCAAGCTGTACCCGGAGAAGGAAGTGACCATCGCCATGGTCGGCAAGTACATGGAGTTGCTGGACGCCTACAAGTCGCTGATCGAGGCGCTCAGCCATGCCGGTATCCAGAGCCGCACGAAGGTCAATGTGCGCTATATCGATTCCGAAGATATCGAGCAGAAAGGCCTCGAGCTGCTGGAAGGCGTCGACGCCATTCTGGTGCCGGGCGGCTTCGGTCTGCGCGGTGTCGAGGGCAAGATCGCCACGGTGCGCTATGCCCGCGAGAACAAGATTCCATACCTTGGCATTTGTCTGGGTATGCAGGTTGCAGTCATCGAATACGCGCGCGATGTACTCGGCTGGGCGGACGCCAACTCGACCGAATTCGACAAGACCAGCACGCATCCGGTGGTGGGCCTGATTACCGAATGGCAGACCGCTTCGGGTCAAATGGAGCAGCGTTCGGAAGACTCGGATCTCGGCGGGACCATGCGGCTCGGTGCGCAGGAATGTGCCTTGACCGCCGGTTCACGCGCGCATGACTGCTACGGTCAGGATGTTATCGTCGAGCGTCATCGCCACCGCTATGAGGTCAACAACAACCTGTTGCCCGATCTCGAAGCGGGTGGACTGAAAATTACCGGTCGTTCGGTAGACGGTGCGCTGGTCGAGATGGTCGAAGTGGCCGACCACCCGTGGTTTGTCGCGTGCCAGTTTCACCCGGAGTTCACTTCCACGCCGCGTTATGGGCATCCGCTGTTCAGCGGCTTCGTGAATGCCGCCATTGCCCAGCGTGCCGTCAAGGCCTGA